From Butyricimonas paravirosa, one genomic window encodes:
- a CDS encoding zinc-dependent metalloprotease, with protein sequence MRNILYICFLSFFLFGWGVQGQAKKKNKEKKETLTAYQKLFKGKQVKTARGLMTVHKIGDKVLVEFPIRLLGKDMMLTSSIENISDNGEGVVGQFAGYGLPFCFTRLDSTLQARIFLIDKPLNNSLETNWNESIERSNAGGVYGTFKIKAYTPDSSAVVVDMTPLFMEYSPYTTPFTAIGGNSFFGLISREHEYKKECSMLKDVDAFDNNIMVTCELGFIENQYLFGAFKVIPGDVKVSVTTNKMLMLLPEEPMRPRLADPRLGVSFMEVSQVENDRKGLKSTFYTKRWRVEPVDEAAHRRGEMVEVKKPIVFYMDTLMPKEWQPYIKEGIEAWNEAFEKIGFKDVVRVMDFPKDDPDFNANNIKYSTIRYAPLWLDIQNSMHVDPRTGEILNASLYIYDGLVSGLKTNRMLTTMATDPSVRTTRFSEEMIGELIRVEVMREAGINLGLVYNAGASAVYPVDSLRSPSFTREHGLSPSVMDYVPCNYIAQPGDVEKGVRMVPGGLGEYDYYVIRWLYEPIQTASMPKDEFATLDRWIREGRTNPKYRFGKVPYYYYDPRCFTGDLGDDHLKALAYAVNNLKIAVRNFYDWYAEGDEDLSLRSQLYNSLRGQLQKRINDVSVNLGGFYQMEAFSTEEEPSYVVVPGAIQKAAVKCMIDMAKDLAWLENKAIEKKLEIRNSNVDQIRSFILGTLTFRLKYVALGAEKGGDYSLAEYVEDIYRNVWDGTLKNRPLEKYEMDLQKEFLGSVVASSTIATTAGNFTPRRGIAMAGHEGAIVPETIDRKQLDLIREQLAVLPEKGMSPEERSGFYPTMQVVMPGDYIPVNYYFDLLFKIQDLLKGAVTKSSGETKLHYEYLLYKINKMLANK encoded by the coding sequence ATGAGAAATATATTATATATCTGTTTTCTTTCTTTTTTCCTGTTCGGTTGGGGGGTACAAGGACAAGCGAAGAAAAAGAATAAGGAGAAGAAGGAGACATTGACGGCTTACCAGAAATTATTCAAGGGCAAGCAGGTGAAAACGGCTCGTGGACTGATGACGGTTCATAAGATCGGGGATAAAGTGCTGGTCGAGTTCCCGATAAGGTTGTTGGGCAAAGATATGATGCTGACCTCCTCTATCGAGAATATCAGTGACAATGGGGAAGGGGTGGTCGGACAGTTTGCCGGATATGGCTTACCGTTCTGTTTTACCCGTTTGGATTCGACCTTGCAGGCCCGGATATTCCTGATCGATAAACCTCTGAATAATAGTTTGGAGACAAATTGGAATGAGTCCATCGAGCGATCGAATGCCGGGGGAGTGTATGGCACGTTTAAAATAAAGGCTTATACCCCGGATAGCTCGGCAGTTGTGGTGGATATGACTCCTTTATTCATGGAGTATTCCCCGTACACGACCCCGTTTACGGCTATCGGGGGAAATTCTTTCTTTGGACTGATTTCCCGGGAGCATGAGTATAAAAAGGAGTGTTCAATGTTGAAAGACGTTGACGCTTTCGATAATAATATCATGGTGACGTGTGAGCTGGGATTTATCGAGAACCAGTATCTGTTCGGGGCTTTTAAGGTGATTCCCGGGGACGTGAAAGTTTCCGTGACGACGAATAAGATGTTGATGTTGTTGCCGGAAGAACCCATGCGTCCCCGCTTGGCCGATCCCCGGCTGGGAGTCTCTTTCATGGAGGTTTCGCAGGTCGAGAATGACCGGAAGGGGTTGAAATCCACGTTTTACACGAAACGTTGGCGGGTGGAACCGGTAGATGAGGCCGCTCATCGCCGGGGAGAAATGGTCGAGGTGAAGAAACCGATCGTGTTTTACATGGACACGCTGATGCCCAAGGAGTGGCAGCCTTATATTAAAGAGGGGATCGAGGCGTGGAATGAGGCTTTCGAGAAGATAGGTTTTAAGGATGTGGTACGGGTGATGGATTTCCCGAAAGATGATCCGGATTTTAATGCCAACAATATAAAGTATTCCACGATCAGGTATGCCCCGTTGTGGCTTGATATACAGAATTCGATGCACGTGGACCCTCGTACGGGGGAGATCCTGAACGCCTCTCTTTATATTTATGACGGGTTGGTGTCCGGGTTGAAGACGAACCGGATGTTGACGACTATGGCAACTGATCCGAGTGTTCGGACAACTCGTTTCTCTGAAGAAATGATCGGGGAGCTGATCCGTGTGGAGGTTATGCGGGAGGCGGGAATTAATCTGGGTCTGGTCTATAACGCGGGAGCATCTGCCGTGTACCCGGTTGATTCGTTACGTTCCCCGTCTTTCACCCGGGAGCATGGTTTGAGCCCTTCCGTGATGGATTATGTGCCGTGTAACTATATTGCCCAACCGGGGGACGTGGAAAAGGGCGTGAGGATGGTTCCCGGGGGATTGGGAGAATACGATTATTACGTGATCAGGTGGTTGTATGAACCGATTCAGACGGCCTCTATGCCGAAAGATGAGTTTGCAACCTTGGATCGTTGGATTCGGGAGGGACGGACAAATCCGAAGTATCGTTTCGGGAAAGTGCCTTATTATTACTATGATCCCCGTTGTTTTACCGGAGACTTGGGAGATGATCATTTGAAGGCTTTGGCGTATGCCGTGAATAATTTGAAGATAGCGGTTCGGAATTTCTATGACTGGTATGCCGAGGGGGATGAAGACCTGAGCTTGAGAAGTCAGTTGTATAACTCGTTACGCGGTCAGTTGCAAAAGCGGATCAACGATGTGTCGGTGAATCTAGGTGGTTTTTATCAGATGGAGGCTTTCTCCACGGAGGAGGAGCCGAGTTACGTGGTTGTACCCGGGGCGATACAGAAAGCGGCCGTGAAATGTATGATCGATATGGCGAAAGACCTTGCTTGGTTGGAAAACAAGGCGATTGAGAAGAAGTTGGAGATTCGAAACTCCAATGTGGACCAAATTCGGAGTTTTATCCTGGGGACTTTAACGTTCCGGTTGAAGTACGTGGCTCTTGGGGCTGAGAAGGGCGGGGATTATTCGTTAGCCGAGTATGTCGAGGATATTTACAGGAACGTGTGGGACGGGACGTTGAAGAATCGTCCTTTGGAGAAGTACGAGATGGATTTGCAGAAGGAGTTCTTGGGTAGCGTGGTGGCATCCTCCACGATCGCAACAACGGCGGGTAATTTTACTCCGAGAAGGGGGATTGCTATGGCTGGTCATGAAGGGGCGATTGTACCGGAGACGATTGATCGCAAGCAGTTAGATTTGATACGAGAACAACTTGCTGTTTTGCCGGAGAAAGGGATGAGTCCGGAAGAACGGAGTGGGTTTTATCCCACGATGCAGGTGGTGATGCCGGGTGATTATATCCCGGTGAATTACTATTTCGATCTGTTGTTCAAAATTCAAGATTTGTTGAAAGGAGCGGTGACGAAGAGTTCCGGGGAAACAAAATTGCATTACGAGTATTTGCTGTATAAGATTAATAAGATGTTAGCTAACAAGTAA
- a CDS encoding ABC transporter ATP-binding protein, translated as MEESIVKVEHLSHRYSIQWAIRDINIEITRNGIYGLLGSNGAGKSTTMNIICGVLKQTEGEVYIKGINLRENPVEAKKHLGFLPQKPPLHMDLTVEEYLVHCANMRLIPAHEVQGAVKDVMGRCGISHFSRRLIRNLSGGYQQRLGIAQAIIHNPDFVVLDEPTNGLDPNQIVEIRELIREIAVDRTVILSTHILSEVQATCDYIRMIEEGQVVFAGTVDEFDNYIVPNTLFVSLIAAPPVEMIRKIPGVVAVEELGGSKFRIQFSDALEATERLVEASVTKGWRLVEIRQEKSSLDEIFAELSKK; from the coding sequence ATGGAAGAATCTATTGTAAAAGTGGAGCATTTATCTCATCGTTACAGTATTCAATGGGCGATTCGGGATATTAATATTGAAATTACGCGAAATGGCATTTACGGGTTACTAGGCTCCAACGGGGCAGGAAAGTCAACCACGATGAACATTATTTGTGGCGTGTTGAAACAGACGGAGGGGGAGGTGTATATTAAGGGAATTAATTTACGGGAGAATCCGGTAGAGGCCAAAAAGCATTTGGGCTTTTTACCGCAGAAACCGCCCCTGCATATGGATTTGACGGTGGAGGAGTATTTGGTGCATTGTGCCAATATGCGGCTAATTCCCGCTCATGAGGTTCAAGGGGCCGTGAAAGACGTGATGGGGCGTTGTGGAATTTCCCATTTCAGTCGGCGATTGATCAGGAACTTGTCGGGAGGGTACCAACAACGATTGGGTATAGCACAGGCCATCATTCATAATCCGGATTTCGTGGTGTTGGATGAACCGACAAACGGGCTCGACCCGAACCAGATCGTGGAGATCCGGGAACTGATCCGGGAGATCGCGGTGGACCGAACCGTGATTCTATCTACACATATTCTTTCTGAGGTACAGGCAACTTGTGATTATATCCGGATGATCGAGGAGGGGCAGGTGGTCTTTGCCGGTACGGTGGATGAGTTTGATAATTATATTGTTCCCAATACGTTATTTGTGTCGTTAATAGCCGCACCACCGGTAGAGATGATCCGGAAAATTCCGGGTGTGGTTGCCGTGGAAGAACTGGGCGGATCGAAGTTCCGGATTCAGTTTTCGGATGCGCTGGAAGCAACGGAACGTTTGGTCGAGGCCAGCGTGACAAAAGGGTGGCGATTAGTCGAAATCCGTCAGGAAAAGAGCTCCTTGGATGAGATTTTTGCTGAATTATCAAAGAAATAA
- a CDS encoding Gldg family protein — protein sequence MKTIYKIARTELQTLFYSPIAWLILVIFTFQASMAFTNGLAGNVRSQELGYGLYNVTMGVFAGWRGMFIAMQQYLYLYIPLLTMGLMSRELSSGSIKLLYSSPVTNTQIILGKYLSMMIYNLVLMCILAVYLVFAAITIKSADVPLILSGMLGLYLLVCAYAAIGLFMSSITSYQVVAAMGTLAVLAVLNFVGDMWQDIDFVRDITYWLAINGRAQEFINGLICSEDVLYFVIVVALFLFLSIIRLQSRRQKTTWMTTVGKYGSVIVIAMLLGYMTSRPKLMCFYDTTATKQRTLTPNSQNIVARMDGGLTMTTFVNILEENYWAGLPRSVNDDLRRFKMYTRFKPEIKMKYVYYYDKAKNPELDKAYPNLSDRERMLKRAEIWNLDSNMFMRPEEVRKIADLGPEGNRFVRLLERDNGEKTFLRIFDDIQRFPFETEISAAFKRLVMELPLVGFVKGHGERDCIREGDRDYNRFAQDKLFRYSLVNQGFDFTEVTLDKPIPEQVDIIVIADMRNPMTADERANLDAYIARGGNLLIAGEPRRQEFMNPLVESFGVRFMPGRLVKKSEHFQPDFIIATPTKEAGEFSYIFNQMIRREYVVTMPGTTGLECFADKGFSITPLFVSDTIGSWNELETVDFLDDTVSLNPSIGEVERSYVTALAMSRPMGGKEQRIIILGDADCLSNGEISIGRKDVAAANYSLISGSFFWLSNEEVPIDVRRPTPPDNKVYVSMDWMYFWKVVLMGVWPGLLAFWAIFIWIRRRGR from the coding sequence ATGAAGACAATATATAAAATAGCCCGCACGGAGTTACAAACCTTGTTTTACTCTCCGATCGCGTGGTTGATTCTGGTGATATTCACCTTTCAAGCGAGTATGGCGTTCACGAACGGCTTGGCGGGTAACGTGAGAAGTCAGGAATTGGGGTACGGGCTTTACAACGTGACGATGGGCGTCTTTGCCGGATGGCGGGGGATGTTTATCGCGATGCAACAATACTTGTATCTTTATATTCCGTTGTTGACCATGGGGTTGATGAGCCGGGAATTGAGTAGCGGATCGATCAAGTTGCTGTACTCTTCCCCGGTTACCAATACGCAGATTATTTTGGGAAAATATCTTTCTATGATGATCTATAACTTGGTGTTGATGTGTATTCTGGCCGTGTACCTTGTATTTGCCGCTATTACTATAAAATCGGCAGATGTTCCCTTGATACTTTCCGGTATGCTCGGGCTTTACTTGCTCGTGTGCGCGTACGCCGCGATCGGGTTATTCATGTCGAGCATTACTTCCTATCAGGTCGTGGCAGCCATGGGAACCTTGGCGGTGTTGGCGGTGCTGAACTTCGTGGGGGATATGTGGCAGGATATTGATTTCGTGCGTGATATAACGTATTGGCTGGCGATTAACGGTCGGGCGCAGGAGTTTATTAACGGTTTGATTTGTAGCGAGGATGTACTCTACTTTGTGATCGTGGTGGCGTTGTTTCTTTTCCTTTCAATTATCCGCTTGCAGTCCCGGAGGCAGAAGACGACGTGGATGACGACCGTCGGGAAATACGGGAGTGTTATCGTGATCGCGATGTTGTTGGGATATATGACTTCCCGGCCGAAGCTGATGTGTTTTTATGACACGACAGCCACGAAACAACGGACGCTGACTCCTAATAGTCAGAATATCGTGGCCCGGATGGACGGGGGCTTGACGATGACGACTTTCGTGAATATCTTGGAGGAGAACTATTGGGCCGGATTGCCCCGTAGCGTGAACGATGATCTGCGACGTTTCAAGATGTACACCCGCTTTAAGCCGGAAATTAAAATGAAATACGTCTATTATTACGATAAGGCGAAGAATCCGGAACTGGATAAGGCTTATCCCAATTTGTCCGACCGGGAGCGAATGTTGAAACGTGCTGAAATCTGGAATTTGGATTCCAATATGTTTATGCGCCCGGAAGAGGTGAGAAAGATAGCTGATCTCGGACCGGAAGGGAATCGTTTCGTACGGTTGCTGGAACGGGACAACGGGGAGAAGACATTCTTGCGGATATTCGATGACATTCAGCGTTTTCCCTTCGAGACGGAAATCTCTGCCGCCTTCAAGCGGTTGGTGATGGAATTGCCTCTTGTCGGTTTCGTGAAAGGGCACGGGGAAAGGGATTGTATTCGGGAAGGAGACCGGGACTACAATCGTTTCGCTCAAGATAAACTGTTCCGCTATTCTTTGGTTAATCAAGGTTTTGACTTTACAGAAGTGACATTGGATAAGCCGATCCCGGAACAGGTGGATATTATCGTGATTGCGGACATGAGAAACCCGATGACGGCGGATGAACGAGCAAATTTGGATGCTTATATCGCCCGCGGAGGGAATCTGTTGATCGCCGGGGAACCTCGTCGTCAGGAGTTTATGAACCCGTTGGTGGAATCTTTCGGAGTGCGGTTTATGCCGGGGCGCTTGGTGAAGAAGAGCGAGCATTTCCAGCCCGATTTTATTATCGCCACGCCGACCAAGGAGGCCGGAGAGTTTTCCTATATCTTCAACCAGATGATTCGTCGGGAATACGTGGTGACCATGCCGGGTACGACAGGGTTGGAGTGTTTCGCGGATAAAGGATTTTCTATCACGCCTTTATTCGTGAGCGACACGATCGGCAGTTGGAATGAATTGGAAACGGTTGATTTCTTAGATGATACGGTTTCTCTTAATCCTTCGATAGGAGAAGTTGAGCGTTCGTATGTCACGGCTTTGGCGATGTCCCGTCCGATGGGAGGGAAAGAACAACGCATTATTATCTTGGGTGATGCGGATTGCCTGAGTAACGGGGAAATCAGTATCGGGCGTAAGGATGTTGCTGCAGCAAACTACTCTTTAATATCCGGTTCTTTCTTCTGGTTATCCAATGAAGAGGTACCGATTGACGTGCGCCGTCCTACCCCGCCTGATAATAAAGTGTACGTGAGCATGGATTGGATGTATTTCTGGAAAGTGGTACTCATGGGTGTTTGGCCCGGTCTGTTAGCTTTCTGGGCGATCTTTATATGGATTAGGAGACGAGGGCGATAA
- a CDS encoding alpha-L-fucosidase: MLLRGCLVILLLGVQFAFGQQKPNPDWVNQKFSMFIHWGLYSELGGVWKGQPVRSGYSEQIQSFAKIPKAEYEAVAKEFDPEKWNADSVVALAKAAGMKSIVFTSKHHDGFCMYHSKYTKYNIVDATPFKRDVMKELSDACRRQGVKFAVYYSLIDWNFPGNGITPHNADAISKEHHAFSMHQVEEIMTNYGPISEIWFDMGSLSRQQSKELYDLVSRLQPQCMVSGRLGNDRGDFAVMADNAYPDYKIGVPWQTPASFFDETWSYRSWQERGSLDKKIDEKLRSLVKVVSRGGNFLLNIGPRGDGSVVEFERDALLAMGKWMKRYGEGIYNTTANPFDHAVKWGDITCKGSNLYLFVEKIPANREIILNGLIGKAKKASLLVDGKALNLKQDGQSVSVNIPGDVKPDRGMIVVKLEFAGAFRVVPDQILETSELSAVNAIPVYAYSSMDYYSSFRSTVGFSWHFRKSGKTITPIIVYTAGEQGKELRLVIDGKEQDVTLVGGEVQKLNNHPEGITWGKVYMFDPQEKRFNGTILDPKVNTVAWRLWDDFKPGKALNIPMQEKQSVHILHELTSDREQDVLVELGVADGVQVALNGKDVLLRTYVGGIPRTNEVIKLHLKKGNNQLVVKLHNRYGIEVTYLMNPNVKQEEYKLRLKSMKLYSGEIHDCSLGMAHPANKNSDMGLRDIRVELE; encoded by the coding sequence ATGTTATTACGCGGATGTTTAGTTATTTTGTTGTTAGGCGTGCAATTCGCTTTTGGACAACAGAAACCCAATCCGGATTGGGTGAATCAGAAGTTTTCCATGTTTATTCACTGGGGATTGTATTCGGAGCTGGGGGGAGTTTGGAAGGGACAACCGGTTCGTTCCGGGTATAGTGAGCAGATACAGTCTTTTGCCAAGATCCCGAAGGCGGAGTACGAGGCGGTGGCGAAAGAATTTGATCCGGAGAAATGGAATGCCGATTCCGTGGTGGCTTTGGCAAAGGCGGCGGGGATGAAATCCATCGTGTTCACGTCGAAACATCATGACGGTTTTTGTATGTATCATTCCAAATACACGAAGTATAATATCGTGGATGCAACCCCTTTCAAGCGGGACGTGATGAAAGAATTGTCGGATGCTTGCCGCCGGCAGGGGGTGAAGTTTGCGGTTTATTATTCGTTGATTGATTGGAATTTCCCCGGAAATGGCATTACCCCTCATAATGCGGATGCCATCTCGAAGGAACACCATGCGTTCAGTATGCACCAAGTGGAAGAGATCATGACGAATTACGGTCCGATTTCTGAAATTTGGTTTGACATGGGGTCTTTGAGCAGGCAACAGAGTAAAGAGTTGTATGACCTTGTGAGTCGTCTGCAACCGCAGTGTATGGTGAGTGGGCGTTTGGGAAATGACCGGGGTGACTTTGCCGTGATGGCGGATAATGCTTATCCGGATTACAAGATTGGAGTGCCTTGGCAGACACCGGCCTCGTTTTTCGACGAGACATGGAGTTATCGCTCTTGGCAGGAACGGGGGAGTCTGGATAAAAAGATTGATGAGAAGTTACGTAGTTTAGTGAAGGTGGTAAGCCGTGGCGGTAACTTTTTACTGAACATTGGTCCGAGAGGGGATGGTTCCGTGGTAGAATTCGAACGGGATGCTTTATTAGCAATGGGGAAATGGATGAAACGTTACGGAGAAGGAATTTATAATACGACAGCTAATCCTTTTGATCATGCAGTTAAATGGGGGGACATTACTTGTAAGGGGAGTAATCTCTACTTGTTTGTTGAGAAGATCCCGGCTAACCGGGAGATTATTTTGAACGGGTTGATCGGGAAAGCGAAAAAAGCAAGTTTGTTAGTTGACGGGAAGGCCTTGAACTTGAAACAGGATGGGCAATCCGTGTCGGTAAATATTCCCGGGGATGTGAAACCGGATCGGGGCATGATCGTGGTGAAACTGGAATTTGCCGGAGCCTTCCGGGTTGTTCCCGACCAGATACTTGAAACGAGTGAATTGTCGGCTGTGAATGCAATTCCCGTGTATGCTTATTCCAGTATGGATTATTATTCCAGTTTCCGGAGTACGGTTGGGTTTAGCTGGCATTTCAGAAAATCCGGAAAGACCATTACCCCGATAATTGTTTACACGGCTGGAGAGCAGGGAAAAGAACTCCGTTTGGTCATTGACGGGAAAGAGCAGGATGTGACTTTGGTTGGCGGGGAGGTACAAAAGTTGAATAACCACCCGGAGGGGATCACGTGGGGTAAGGTGTATATGTTCGATCCTCAAGAGAAACGCTTTAATGGTACGATTCTTGATCCGAAAGTAAATACGGTAGCTTGGCGTTTGTGGGATGATTTTAAACCGGGAAAAGCCTTAAATATCCCAATGCAGGAGAAACAGTCGGTGCATATATTACACGAATTAACGAGTGATCGGGAGCAGGATGTACTGGTTGAATTAGGGGTTGCTGACGGGGTGCAGGTAGCCTTGAATGGTAAGGATGTATTGTTGCGTACGTATGTTGGCGGAATACCCCGGACAAATGAGGTGATAAAACTACATTTGAAGAAGGGAAATAATCAGTTGGTCGTGAAGTTACACAATCGTTACGGGATAGAAGTAACCTATTTGATGAATCCGAACGTGAAACAAGAAGAGTATAAACTTCGTTTGAAATCAATGAAGCTTTACTCCGGGGAAATTCATGATTGCAGTCTTGGAATGGCTCATCCTGCCAACAAGAATAGCGATATGGGATTACGGGATATACGAGTAGAATTAGAATAA
- a CDS encoding 50S ribosome-binding protein YggL yields MKKRLRKKLHRGEFRELGFSFDAKFKADTEMQVVEAWLQELASLLNSHSLEMGGGWNSNVCGGFITRERGSVTPEEQDIVRKWFDEHGQNLESITVGELKDAWYGW; encoded by the coding sequence ATGAAAAAGAGATTACGTAAGAAATTACATAGAGGAGAGTTCCGGGAACTGGGATTTTCTTTTGATGCCAAATTCAAGGCAGATACGGAAATGCAAGTGGTTGAAGCATGGTTGCAGGAGTTAGCAAGCTTGTTGAATTCTCATTCTTTGGAAATGGGGGGAGGTTGGAATTCTAATGTTTGTGGGGGATTCATTACCCGTGAACGGGGTAGTGTTACTCCGGAAGAACAGGACATCGTGCGGAAATGGTTTGATGAACACGGGCAGAATTTGGAATCCATTACTGTCGGAGAGTTGAAAGATGCCTGGTACGGGTGGTAA
- a CDS encoding M13 family metallopeptidase gives MRTKFYLPFIALALIATSCNSKKEATQESGIRLTNLDQTINPRNDFYQYACGGWMKANPLTDEYSSFGSFDQLAENNRTQIKGLIEELAKKQSQPGSITQKIGDLYNIAMDSAKLNADGVAPIKEYLDKLASIKDRNGLSQEIATMHRDGFGPFFGLYVGADDMNSSMNIAQLYQGGLSLGEREYYLDGDDHTKEIRTKFEEHVDKMFQLAGFTAEEAQKAAKNVMKVETRLAEASKSAVELRDPYANYNKITVAQLKKEVPSIDWDAYFTTIGLKDLQDVNVGQMDEIKTVADLLKKEDLDVLKAYLQWNVINTASSYLSDNFVAQNFDFYGRTLSGTKEMQPRWKRAVSAVNGVLGEAVGQMYTEKYFPAAAKERMIKLVGNLQKALGERIQGLEWMSEETKAKALEKLAAFHVKVGYPDKWRDYSSLEIKNDSYWANIIRSNHFDHDKMIAKAGKPVDKDEWLMTPQTVNAYYNPTTNEICFPAAILQYPFFDMNADDACNYGAIGVVIGHEMTHGFDDQGRQYDKDGNLKDWWTPEDAKNFKERAQVLVDYFGNIEVLPGLKANGELTLGENIADHGGLQVSFLALQKAMAENPLGKDEHGFTPEQRFFLSYANVWADNTRDEQIRLQTKSDPHSLGRWRVNAALPHISMWYDAFGVKEGDALYLPVEKRASIW, from the coding sequence ATGAGAACAAAATTTTATTTACCTTTTATTGCTTTAGCATTGATAGCTACAAGTTGCAATAGTAAAAAAGAGGCGACCCAGGAAAGTGGAATCCGCCTTACGAATCTGGATCAGACGATTAATCCGAGAAATGATTTTTACCAGTATGCCTGTGGAGGTTGGATGAAAGCTAACCCGCTCACGGATGAGTATTCAAGTTTCGGTTCATTCGATCAATTGGCCGAAAATAATCGTACCCAGATCAAAGGATTGATCGAGGAACTGGCTAAAAAACAATCTCAGCCGGGCAGTATCACCCAGAAAATCGGGGATTTGTATAATATCGCCATGGATAGTGCTAAGTTGAATGCGGACGGGGTTGCCCCGATTAAAGAATACTTGGATAAATTGGCGTCAATCAAAGATAGAAATGGTTTATCTCAGGAGATAGCAACTATGCACCGGGATGGTTTCGGACCTTTCTTCGGTTTGTACGTGGGGGCTGACGACATGAACAGTTCTATGAACATAGCCCAGTTGTATCAAGGAGGTTTAAGCTTGGGGGAACGTGAATATTATTTGGATGGTGATGACCATACGAAGGAAATTCGCACGAAGTTTGAAGAACACGTGGACAAGATGTTCCAATTGGCCGGGTTTACCGCGGAAGAAGCTCAAAAAGCTGCAAAGAATGTGATGAAGGTTGAGACTCGTTTGGCTGAAGCTTCTAAGTCTGCCGTGGAATTGCGTGACCCGTACGCGAATTACAATAAAATTACAGTGGCACAATTGAAGAAAGAAGTTCCGTCAATAGATTGGGATGCTTATTTCACGACGATCGGGTTGAAAGATTTGCAGGATGTGAACGTGGGACAAATGGATGAGATCAAAACGGTTGCCGATTTATTGAAAAAAGAAGATTTGGATGTGTTGAAGGCTTATTTACAGTGGAATGTGATTAATACGGCATCTTCTTATTTGAGTGATAACTTTGTTGCACAGAACTTTGATTTTTATGGAAGAACTCTTTCCGGAACGAAAGAAATGCAACCTCGATGGAAACGTGCTGTTAGCGCTGTGAATGGTGTGCTGGGAGAGGCCGTCGGACAAATGTATACCGAAAAATATTTCCCTGCTGCGGCTAAAGAGCGTATGATTAAGTTGGTTGGAAACTTGCAGAAAGCTTTAGGAGAACGGATTCAAGGATTGGAATGGATGAGTGAAGAGACGAAAGCGAAAGCTTTGGAAAAATTGGCCGCCTTCCATGTAAAAGTGGGTTATCCTGATAAATGGAGAGATTATTCCAGTCTGGAAATAAAGAATGATTCTTACTGGGCGAATATTATTCGTTCCAATCATTTCGATCATGATAAAATGATTGCCAAGGCAGGTAAACCGGTCGATAAGGACGAATGGTTGATGACCCCGCAAACTGTAAATGCTTATTATAATCCGACGACGAACGAAATTTGTTTCCCGGCAGCTATTCTTCAATACCCGTTCTTTGACATGAATGCGGATGATGCTTGTAATTATGGTGCTATTGGAGTTGTTATCGGTCACGAAATGACTCATGGTTTTGATGATCAAGGGCGTCAATATGATAAGGATGGAAACTTGAAAGACTGGTGGACTCCGGAGGATGCCAAGAACTTCAAGGAAAGAGCCCAAGTGTTAGTAGACTATTTTGGAAATATCGAGGTGTTACCGGGCTTGAAAGCGAATGGAGAACTGACATTAGGTGAAAATATTGCTGACCACGGTGGTTTGCAGGTGTCATTCTTGGCATTACAGAAAGCGATGGCTGAAAACCCGCTTGGAAAAGACGAGCATGGTTTCACCCCGGAACAACGTTTCTTCTTGTCATACGCTAATGTTTGGGCAGATAACACCCGTGATGAACAAATCCGTTTGCAAACGAAATCCGATCCTCACTCTTTGGGACGGTGGCGCGTGAATGCAGCACTTCCTCACATCAGTATGTGGTATGACGCGTTTGGCGTGAAAGAAGGTGATGCTTTGTATTTGCCGGTTGAAAAGAGAGCTTCTATTTGGTAA
- a CDS encoding DUF169 domain-containing protein produces the protein MDIVKRDQFIALWKKYFNDAELPVAFYYSKENNNATIVKKAMGHTCIIAQLGRVRKGESLCFLPDSVGCGGGKFYLGFSKSMREGFEYFLSHGENTPHCERYKRTPEQVNAFLKTVHELPRKGDCLVFKRWDHLTEQDEPEAVFFFAPADVISGLFTLAGFDSSKQEAVISPFGAGCTSIIYYPYREQIEGTKRAVLGMFDPSARLCTGSNLLSFAVPISKFMEMIDQMEESFLITNTWKMMQKRM, from the coding sequence ATGGACATAGTTAAGCGAGATCAGTTTATTGCTCTTTGGAAGAAATATTTCAATGATGCGGAACTTCCTGTTGCATTTTATTATTCAAAGGAAAATAATAACGCCACGATCGTGAAGAAGGCGATGGGGCATACTTGTATTATAGCCCAGCTTGGGCGGGTTCGTAAAGGTGAATCGCTTTGTTTCTTACCGGATTCAGTGGGATGTGGCGGGGGAAAGTTTTACCTGGGATTCAGTAAAAGTATGAGGGAGGGATTCGAATATTTCCTGTCTCACGGGGAAAACACGCCTCACTGCGAGCGCTATAAACGAACCCCGGAACAGGTGAATGCTTTTTTGAAAACAGTCCATGAACTTCCGAGAAAAGGCGATTGCCTAGTGTTTAAACGTTGGGATCACTTGACGGAGCAAGACGAGCCGGAGGCTGTGTTTTTCTTTGCCCCGGCGGATGTTATCTCGGGTCTTTTCACGTTAGCCGGTTTTGACAGTTCGAAACAGGAGGCGGTAATCTCTCCTTTCGGGGCCGGCTGTACTTCTATTATTTACTATCCTTACCGGGAACAAATAGAGGGTACGAAAAGAGCGGTGCTTGGGATGTTCGACCCGTCGGCAAGGTTATGTACGGGTAGTAATCTATTGTCTTTTGCCGTGCCGATCTCGAAATTCATGGAGATGATTGACCAGATGGAGGAGAGTTTCCTGATCACGAATACGTGGAAGATGATGCAAAAACGGATGTGA